From a region of the Thermodesulfobacteriota bacterium genome:
- a CDS encoding polysaccharide biosynthesis/export family protein encodes MNKFRRYCLVALAAVFLFSAATGFCDDYTIGPGDRLNVTVYENPDLTRTVQVSGDGNIVLPLIGEFRAKGLTATRLSQVITGKLASGYLVNPQVTVVVEEYRSLNATILGKVNKPALYDLRGKTTLLELISTAGGLAPDAGQYAYVTRVASDKNQPDAGRKEVIRIDLKKLVEEGDTTQNILINDGDSIFISKMEKIYVTGQVKSAGSYSYEEGLTVIKAVTKAGGFTDLASTSGIKIVRKGNGEEQILSKVKMDDLVEPEDVIVVPESFF; translated from the coding sequence GTGAATAAGTTCCGCCGTTACTGTCTTGTGGCGCTGGCCGCGGTTTTTCTGTTTTCAGCCGCCACCGGTTTCTGCGATGACTACACCATCGGTCCGGGCGACCGGCTCAACGTCACCGTGTATGAAAATCCGGACCTGACCCGCACGGTCCAGGTCAGCGGGGACGGCAACATCGTTTTGCCGCTGATCGGTGAGTTCCGGGCAAAAGGGCTGACCGCCACCCGGCTGTCCCAGGTCATTACCGGCAAACTGGCTTCCGGGTACCTGGTCAACCCCCAGGTAACCGTGGTGGTGGAAGAGTACCGGAGCTTGAACGCCACCATTCTCGGCAAGGTCAACAAACCGGCCCTTTATGATCTTCGGGGAAAGACCACCCTGCTGGAGCTGATTTCCACTGCCGGCGGTCTGGCTCCCGATGCCGGACAGTATGCCTATGTTACCCGCGTTGCCTCCGACAAAAACCAGCCGGACGCCGGCCGCAAGGAAGTGATTCGGATCGATCTGAAAAAACTGGTGGAGGAAGGGGATACCACCCAGAATATTCTCATCAACGACGGGGACAGCATTTTTATCTCCAAAATGGAAAAAATTTATGTCACCGGTCAGGTCAAGTCCGCCGGATCATACTCCTATGAAGAGGGCCTGACCGTCATCAAGGCGGTGACCAAGGCCGGGGGATTTACAGACCTGGCCTCGACCAGCGGCATTAAAATTGTGCGCAAAGGCAACGGTGAGGAGCAGATTCTGAGCAAGGTGAAAATGGATGACCTGGTGGAACCGGAAGACGTGATCGTGGTGCCGGAAAGCTTCTTCTGA
- a CDS encoding outer membrane beta-barrel protein yields MKQLVKIGLGVFLLIGLGSLTVFAAVESISDEGIEGDIFGKKSGIIHPFLGVSGTYTDNMTNANENEESDYYTIISPGVMLALPGTGATDVSMSSATGAPGGLAQSRRSLSTSRRFQGIAVYNPEFKKYSDNSDEDFTSQRVAGEFQYNAPVGLSIDIAAKHQYAQEMWNETPDSIDHAKYQDNVTSAIVDFALSPKFSLTAGGSYYTLAYKQDEFEYRDRDDRGFFGAVNFHIQPKTKLFCQYDRIDIRYDNDASEDQDNAEDTVSVGVDWRITSKSFGRCSVGFVDKDYDDSDKDDESTWNGEVSLSHMFTTRTMVTATAVRGYYESNLASSDFYTTNRVSLGYTQAFTHKLFANMMLSYQNDDYDNVSVENDTWTFSPGVGFSPYRWLTCRLSWNHSDRDSDQEDWEYTTNEYTLSLTASF; encoded by the coding sequence ATGAAACAACTTGTTAAAATCGGACTGGGGGTTTTCTTATTAATAGGACTGGGGAGCCTGACGGTGTTTGCGGCGGTGGAGTCCATTTCCGATGAAGGCATCGAAGGTGATATCTTTGGTAAAAAGAGCGGAATCATCCATCCCTTTCTGGGCGTTTCCGGAACCTACACCGACAACATGACCAACGCCAATGAAAACGAAGAATCCGACTACTACACGATCATCTCTCCTGGCGTAATGCTGGCTCTGCCCGGCACCGGCGCCACCGACGTGAGCATGAGCTCCGCTACCGGTGCCCCGGGCGGACTGGCCCAGTCCCGGCGGTCGTTGTCCACCAGCCGCCGGTTTCAGGGGATAGCCGTTTACAACCCGGAATTCAAAAAGTACAGCGACAACTCCGACGAGGATTTCACGTCCCAGCGGGTGGCCGGTGAGTTCCAGTACAACGCGCCCGTCGGCCTGTCCATAGACATTGCCGCCAAACATCAATATGCCCAGGAAATGTGGAATGAGACCCCGGACAGTATTGATCACGCCAAATACCAGGACAATGTCACCAGCGCCATTGTCGATTTTGCCCTATCGCCCAAATTCAGCCTGACCGCCGGAGGAAGTTATTACACCCTGGCCTACAAACAGGATGAATTTGAATACCGGGACCGTGATGACCGGGGCTTTTTCGGGGCCGTCAATTTTCATATCCAGCCCAAGACAAAACTCTTCTGCCAGTATGATCGGATCGACATCCGCTACGATAATGACGCTTCCGAAGACCAGGACAACGCCGAGGACACGGTGTCCGTGGGCGTTGACTGGCGGATAACCAGCAAGTCTTTCGGGCGATGCAGTGTCGGCTTCGTCGACAAAGACTATGATGACTCCGACAAGGATGATGAGTCCACCTGGAACGGGGAGGTGTCCCTCAGCCATATGTTCACCACCCGGACCATGGTGACGGCCACCGCTGTCAGGGGGTACTATGAGTCCAACCTGGCTTCCTCCGACTTTTACACGACCAACCGGGTGAGTTTAGGTTATACCCAGGCGTTTACCCACAAGCTGTTCGCCAACATGATGCTGAGCTATCAGAATGACGATTACGACAACGTTTCCGTTGAAAACGATACCTGGACTTTTTCACCGGGCGTTGGTTTTTCGCCCTACCGGTGGCTGACCTGCCGACTGTCCTGGAATCACAGTGACCGTGATTCGGACCAGGAAGACTGGGAATACACCACCAACGAGTATACCCTTTCCCTGACAGCCAGTTTCTAA
- a CDS encoding CpsB/CapC family capsule biosynthesis tyrosine phosphatase → MIDIHNHILPGVDDGAADMDEAIQMAAIAARDGIRHIIATPHLPGTGLDRAEIEDRTAALNACLKEAKIDVRVYPGAEIPVYMLDNDTCRIGLAGTRYLLTEFPLTGMLPFSSDIFSFLTGLGYRIIIAHPERCPTVIKNPEWLLDLLSPGVMLQITADSLNGKMGKEVLSLTRYLLKKQVVTFMASDGHNVYDRRPELSAGVKAAEKYLKQQAIRLVDDNPRKILSAAS, encoded by the coding sequence ATGATTGATATTCACAACCATATTCTTCCGGGAGTAGACGACGGCGCGGCCGACATGGACGAGGCCATCCAGATGGCCGCCATCGCGGCGCGTGACGGCATTCGTCATATCATCGCCACGCCCCATCTGCCGGGAACGGGCCTGGACCGGGCCGAAATCGAAGACCGGACGGCGGCGTTGAACGCCTGTTTGAAAGAAGCGAAGATCGATGTGCGCGTGTACCCGGGAGCGGAAATACCGGTTTACATGCTGGACAACGACACCTGCCGGATCGGTCTGGCCGGGACCCGCTATCTGCTGACGGAATTTCCACTGACCGGCATGCTGCCTTTTTCTTCTGACATCTTCAGCTTTTTGACGGGGCTCGGCTACAGGATCATCATTGCCCATCCGGAGCGATGCCCCACTGTCATCAAAAATCCGGAATGGCTGCTGGACCTGTTGAGTCCCGGCGTCATGCTGCAGATCACGGCCGACAGCCTGAACGGCAAAATGGGAAAAGAAGTGCTGTCCCTGACCCGGTATCTGTTGAAAAAGCAGGTGGTGACTTTCATGGCATCGGACGGACACAACGTTTATGACCGACGGCCGGAATTATCGGCGGGCGTCAAAGCCGCTGAGAAATATCTGAAGCAGCAGGCCATCCGCCTGGTAGACGATAACCCCCGGAAGATTCTCTCCGCCGCGTCCTGA
- a CDS encoding FecR family protein — protein sequence MNRSIFKTTVLVLAGVLMLAGLVIFPSTPVGAEVKKIVRDTAVSDVYLPGTGTPIGKVSSVSGDVLIMHADMGTVFYARKDYPVYTGDTLTSKDKGKIAIVLKDDSVLTLAPGTTLVLNEAVFDPQEKKRSAMISLITGKARFLVKKFADFQNSTFAVKTKTSVAAVRGSDFIIEQRGDQTIITTMGMTVLSVTNTSNPLAEPITVTSMQQLILTLAQLEGSPFNVTEEQLIQILEGLGIPTDEGGDEGGEGEGGEGDEGDEGEEGDEGDAGDFGIGTGGSGSFSDQPISPYSPATE from the coding sequence ATGAATCGATCAATTTTTAAAACCACGGTCCTGGTGCTGGCGGGTGTGTTGATGCTCGCGGGCCTGGTTATTTTTCCGTCAACCCCGGTGGGTGCTGAAGTGAAAAAAATCGTCAGGGATACGGCGGTCAGTGATGTATACCTTCCCGGGACAGGAACGCCCATCGGCAAGGTCAGTTCCGTTTCCGGTGACGTTTTGATCATGCACGCCGATATGGGCACTGTTTTTTACGCCCGCAAGGATTATCCGGTGTATACCGGCGACACCCTCACCTCAAAAGACAAGGGCAAGATCGCCATTGTTTTAAAGGATGACAGTGTGCTGACCCTGGCGCCGGGCACCACGCTGGTGCTGAACGAAGCCGTGTTTGATCCGCAGGAAAAGAAACGCTCTGCCATGATCAGTCTCATCACCGGCAAGGCCCGATTTCTTGTGAAAAAATTCGCGGATTTCCAGAATTCCACCTTTGCCGTCAAGACCAAAACATCCGTGGCCGCGGTGCGGGGATCGGATTTTATCATTGAACAGCGGGGCGATCAGACCATTATTACCACCATGGGAATGACGGTTCTGTCGGTGACCAATACCTCCAATCCGCTGGCGGAACCCATCACTGTCACCTCCATGCAGCAATTAATATTGACGCTGGCGCAGTTGGAAGGATCTCCGTTTAATGTTACCGAGGAACAGTTAATCCAGATTCTGGAAGGCCTGGGGATTCCCACGGATGAGGGCGGCGATGAAGGTGGTGAAGGTGAAGGTGGTGAAGGAGATGAGGGCGACGAAGGTGAAGAGGGCGATGAAGGAGATGCCGGCGATTTCGGTATCGGTACCGGGGGCAGTGGGTCCTTCAGCGATCAGCCGATTTCACCCTATAGCCCCGCAACGGAATAA
- a CDS encoding polysaccharide biosynthesis tyrosine autokinase has protein sequence MPFDLPNQNEDEIHLREYVTIILKRKRIVIAIFVAALVIGLLVSLSASPMYTAVTRVKVEQKAGNPLEDLYGISRQDPAFFNSQIQIISSLAVMEKVVNIMKLTETYASLFPDKKNKKEDKKPAEANAATGAPEEKPVTEKLAATLLPGLKVERVRDSQILSLSYTSHNPAFSALVCNTMPRAYIEQLLEMKMTNTEYTIDWMEKKAVTEREKLEEAEHALQNYLVAQDIVTIENRITIIPERLSQINTELSQAESKQRELKTIMAQIDRTSVDSLDTIPTIAAETSLQTIRGLIREAEQNMITLSQKYGEKHPLRIQARDTLNELQAKKEAETRNIVQRIRNEMQLAATNQESLNRQLDDIKAEAARLNEKSIQYNILKREIETRRQLYDALVSRIKEQSMTKQIRDVDVYVVEPARTPASPSNQNLPRNLLIALVIGCVGGIGAAFFLEYMDNTISLCEDAEEKTGVKAIVSIPYISGEDGKNPETIVSQHPASSEAESYKTVRTALSLSTPTGFPKTMMVTSVYPSDGKTITCANLAIAIAQADRSVLVVDCDMRRPTLHRVFGKSSRNGFAEILTGQIKKDAAIQETDIPNLHLIPAGTIPPNPSDLLASEQTVKIIKDLGKNYDIVIFDTPPMASVSDGSVLAGYVEKIVLVTRSGVTRYEDVVRVVNNLGATSAKIVGQVVNAVDMSRQRYYYPYYYKYTQYYYAREE, from the coding sequence ATGCCGTTTGACCTGCCGAATCAGAATGAAGATGAAATTCATCTGCGCGAGTATGTAACGATCATATTAAAACGGAAACGGATCGTTATCGCCATTTTTGTGGCCGCCCTGGTGATCGGCCTGCTGGTTTCTTTAAGCGCCTCTCCCATGTACACGGCCGTCACCAGGGTCAAGGTGGAGCAGAAGGCCGGCAATCCCCTCGAGGACCTGTACGGAATTTCCCGGCAGGATCCCGCCTTTTTCAATTCCCAGATCCAGATTATTTCCAGCCTGGCCGTGATGGAAAAAGTGGTCAACATCATGAAGCTGACCGAGACCTACGCTTCTCTGTTTCCCGATAAAAAGAACAAGAAAGAGGACAAAAAACCGGCGGAGGCAAACGCGGCAACCGGCGCGCCGGAAGAAAAGCCCGTTACGGAAAAACTGGCCGCAACCCTGCTGCCCGGGTTGAAGGTCGAGCGGGTCCGCGACAGCCAGATTCTTTCCCTGTCCTATACTTCCCACAACCCGGCTTTTTCCGCCCTGGTCTGCAACACCATGCCGCGGGCTTATATCGAGCAGTTGCTTGAAATGAAGATGACCAATACGGAATATACCATCGACTGGATGGAGAAAAAGGCGGTCACGGAACGGGAAAAACTGGAGGAGGCAGAACACGCGCTGCAGAATTATCTGGTTGCCCAGGATATCGTTACCATTGAAAACCGCATTACCATCATTCCGGAGCGGCTGTCCCAGATCAACACCGAGTTGAGTCAGGCCGAATCCAAACAGCGGGAACTGAAGACGATTATGGCGCAGATCGACCGCACGTCGGTGGATTCCCTGGATACCATTCCGACCATCGCGGCCGAAACCTCTCTGCAGACGATTCGCGGCCTGATCCGCGAGGCCGAACAGAATATGATTACCTTAAGCCAGAAGTACGGAGAAAAACATCCCCTTCGTATTCAGGCCCGGGATACCCTCAACGAACTGCAGGCGAAAAAAGAGGCGGAAACCCGCAACATCGTTCAGCGCATACGAAATGAAATGCAACTGGCCGCGACCAACCAGGAGAGCCTGAACCGGCAGCTTGACGATATCAAGGCCGAGGCGGCCAGGCTGAACGAAAAATCCATCCAGTACAACATTTTAAAGCGAGAGATTGAAACCCGGCGGCAGCTCTATGATGCCCTGGTGTCCCGGATCAAGGAACAGTCCATGACCAAGCAGATCCGGGATGTGGACGTGTATGTGGTGGAGCCGGCCCGCACCCCGGCGTCGCCTTCCAACCAGAACCTGCCCCGGAACCTGCTCATCGCCCTGGTCATCGGTTGTGTCGGCGGTATCGGCGCCGCCTTTTTTCTGGAATACATGGACAACACTATTTCCCTGTGCGAAGACGCCGAGGAAAAAACCGGGGTCAAGGCGATTGTTTCCATCCCTTACATCAGCGGCGAGGACGGCAAAAACCCGGAAACTATCGTCAGCCAGCATCCCGCCTCCTCGGAAGCGGAGAGTTACAAGACCGTCAGAACCGCGCTTTCCCTGTCCACTCCGACGGGCTTTCCTAAAACCATGATGGTGACCAGCGTTTATCCCAGCGACGGCAAGACCATCACCTGCGCTAATCTGGCCATCGCCATTGCCCAGGCCGATCGGTCGGTGCTGGTGGTCGATTGCGATATGCGGCGGCCGACCCTTCACCGGGTTTTTGGCAAGAGCAGCCGGAACGGGTTCGCGGAAATTCTGACCGGGCAAATCAAGAAAGACGCGGCGATCCAGGAAACCGACATACCCAACTTGCACCTGATTCCCGCGGGCACGATCCCGCCCAACCCGTCGGACCTGCTCGCCTCGGAACAGACGGTTAAGATCATCAAGGACCTTGGCAAGAATTACGATATCGTGATATTCGACACCCCGCCCATGGCCAGCGTTTCCGACGGCAGTGTCCTGGCCGGTTATGTGGAAAAAATCGTTCTGGTCACCCGTTCGGGAGTGACGCGTTACGAGGATGTCGTCCGCGTCGTCAATAACCTGGGCGCTACCTCCGCTAAAATTGTGGGGCAGGTGGTCAATGCCGTGGATATGAGCCGGCAGCGGTATTACTATCCGTATTATTATAAATACACCCAGTATTATTATGCGAGGGAAGAATAG
- a CDS encoding O-antigen ligase family protein has product MTISRQSTTPMLRASRATFILLLLFAPLAFGSVEPWAFFILVLLTGLSLLFYLTDRLQTGQPLYQVPCLIPLLLVGVYLVFQLTPLPASMLGVISPRSLSSWQKSAGLFASGILYPVSLDIRGGVVELSRFLVCCGFYVLAIQLLSDGNMFKRVTLTIAFFGGLLALSSILQAIFTVDRLLWFRPLAARLNPFGPYVNSNHYAGLMGMLFPVALALAFALRPSRQFGSWREKILGFLDDEDFLRFLLLGLGAVAMALSVAMSLSRGGMISLCLSLIFFVMAVFRTARTGRGSPLAGLAVMTAVLIVALVAAMNWFGWENVFHEFDSVGAEVESTSPASRYQIAKTGLNTIRDFPLTGSGFGSFRNVFPRYMDHDPFHVVDHAHNDYLELIIEGGLIGALLSFAVFLCLFLATLRFLKKRVEPYAVLICLGAMAGLVAILLHSLVDFNLHINANALYAAFLGALMVSAAHTRFRDHLKSGTYLTPCGPGTSLAMMIVFIIIWIPLLVLSAGQWAGTHYAAPFKRLTAEAKKDQAVREAMSTATQRASLVDPLEAIYRVMTGDIAMASGDFSHALTAFQKAILLAPTRSEFLQRAGAAAYYSNQAGLADTLMAAGIDFYPSRPEFYARYAAFLLKTDKDSEARDVIRKGLLLGPNTIEMFFNVMRDAKMTPAEMYIAMADRSYAWARFAAYIEKTDYDFMKKEILLKAVNAADREETPSPRVYSTLAAFCVKEKNDEEAIAVLERGIAKLPDQVGLMYELATIFDRLQITYKAVELYKKILLLNPGHKSARSRLENPVKSGKPVKGNP; this is encoded by the coding sequence ATGACCATCTCGCGCCAGTCAACCACACCCATGCTGCGGGCCAGCCGCGCGACCTTCATCCTGCTGCTTCTGTTCGCCCCGCTGGCCTTCGGCAGTGTCGAGCCCTGGGCCTTTTTCATTCTTGTTCTGCTGACCGGTCTTTCCCTGCTGTTTTATCTGACCGACCGTCTTCAGACCGGCCAGCCCCTGTACCAGGTGCCCTGCCTTATCCCGCTGCTTCTGGTGGGGGTGTACCTGGTGTTTCAGTTGACTCCGCTGCCGGCTTCGATGCTGGGCGTCATTTCGCCCCGGTCGTTATCGTCCTGGCAGAAATCCGCCGGGCTTTTCGCCAGCGGCATTTTATATCCGGTCTCCCTGGATATCCGGGGCGGCGTGGTCGAGCTGTCGCGCTTCCTCGTCTGCTGCGGGTTTTATGTCCTGGCGATTCAGCTCCTGTCCGACGGAAATATGTTCAAGCGCGTCACGTTGACCATTGCCTTTTTCGGCGGACTGCTGGCCCTTTCTTCCATCTTGCAGGCGATATTTACCGTTGACCGTCTGCTCTGGTTCCGGCCGCTGGCCGCCCGCCTGAATCCGTTCGGCCCTTACGTGAACAGCAATCACTACGCCGGGCTGATGGGCATGCTCTTCCCGGTTGCGCTGGCCCTGGCCTTTGCCCTTCGTCCGTCGCGGCAGTTCGGCTCCTGGCGTGAAAAAATTCTCGGTTTCCTTGACGATGAAGACTTCCTGCGGTTTCTTCTGCTCGGCCTGGGCGCCGTCGCCATGGCCCTGTCGGTGGCCATGAGCCTCAGCCGGGGCGGCATGATCAGCCTGTGCCTGTCCCTGATCTTCTTTGTCATGGCTGTTTTCCGTACGGCCCGCACCGGCCGGGGTTCGCCGCTGGCCGGTTTGGCGGTGATGACGGCCGTGCTGATTGTCGCGCTGGTCGCGGCGATGAACTGGTTCGGCTGGGAAAACGTGTTTCACGAGTTTGACAGTGTGGGCGCGGAAGTCGAGTCCACTTCACCGGCGTCCCGGTACCAGATAGCGAAAACCGGCCTGAACACGATCAGGGACTTTCCTCTGACCGGTTCGGGTTTCGGCAGTTTCCGGAATGTCTTTCCCCGGTATATGGACCATGACCCGTTTCATGTGGTGGACCACGCTCATAACGATTACCTGGAGTTAATAATTGAAGGCGGGCTGATCGGAGCCCTGCTCTCTTTCGCGGTCTTCCTCTGTCTTTTCCTGGCCACGCTTCGTTTTCTGAAAAAAAGGGTCGAGCCTTACGCCGTGCTGATCTGCCTGGGGGCCATGGCGGGGCTGGTCGCGATCCTGCTCCACAGCCTGGTGGATTTCAATCTTCACATCAACGCCAACGCCCTGTATGCCGCCTTTCTGGGCGCGCTGATGGTTTCCGCCGCCCACACCCGTTTCCGGGATCATTTAAAATCCGGCACCTATCTGACGCCATGCGGCCCGGGCACCTCTCTGGCCATGATGATCGTTTTCATCATTATATGGATACCGCTGCTGGTCTTATCGGCCGGACAATGGGCCGGAACGCATTACGCGGCGCCGTTCAAACGGCTGACCGCCGAGGCGAAAAAAGATCAGGCGGTGCGGGAAGCCATGTCAACAGCCACTCAACGGGCATCCCTGGTCGATCCGCTGGAAGCGATATACCGGGTCATGACCGGTGATATCGCCATGGCCTCCGGTGATTTCTCCCATGCCCTGACCGCTTTTCAAAAGGCCATTCTACTGGCGCCCACCCGTTCCGAATTTCTTCAAAGAGCCGGCGCGGCGGCCTATTACAGCAACCAGGCCGGCCTGGCCGACACCCTGATGGCGGCCGGTATTGATTTTTATCCGTCGCGGCCGGAATTTTACGCCCGGTACGCGGCCTTTCTCCTGAAAACGGATAAAGATTCCGAAGCCAGGGATGTCATCCGGAAAGGGCTGCTGCTGGGCCCGAACACCATCGAGATGTTCTTCAACGTCATGCGGGACGCTAAAATGACGCCGGCGGAAATGTATATCGCCATGGCCGATCGTTCTTATGCCTGGGCCAGGTTCGCCGCTTATATTGAAAAAACCGATTATGATTTCATGAAAAAGGAAATTCTGCTGAAGGCGGTCAATGCCGCCGACCGGGAGGAAACCCCGTCACCGCGCGTCTATTCCACCCTGGCCGCGTTCTGCGTCAAGGAAAAGAACGATGAAGAGGCCATCGCGGTGCTTGAAAGAGGCATCGCCAAACTTCCCGACCAGGTCGGTTTGATGTATGAACTGGCGACTATTTTTGACCGGCTTCAGATCACGTACAAGGCCGTCGAGCTTTATAAAAAAATCCTGCTGCTCAATCCCGGGCATAAAAGCGCCCGCTCCCGGCTGGAGAACCCGGTGAAAAGCGGCAAACCGGTAAAGGGGAACCCGTAA
- a CDS encoding RluA family pseudouridine synthase, which produces MAESTRRPPSRHRPRGLEILYDDRYILVISKETGILSMSFHRDQNNTVERILTDYVRKGCSRSKNRVFVVHRLDRDSSGLMVFAKTYLLQQRLKKNWDKTEKLYLAAVHGHVNPASGIIESNLTEDKDQFVSSTDDPSKGRPARTGYRVIKQTRLMSIVKIKLYTGRKNQIRVHFAEKGYPVIGDRKYGRPDKPYERLALHAKSLAFNHPQTGERMRFNTEIPAFFPRIAGGLDESDWGKPYEME; this is translated from the coding sequence ATGGCAGAATCAACCCGACGTCCTCCGTCCCGACATCGCCCCAGGGGGCTTGAAATTCTTTACGATGACCGATACATTCTGGTCATCAGCAAGGAAACGGGGATTCTTTCCATGAGCTTTCACCGGGACCAGAACAACACCGTCGAGCGGATTCTCACCGACTATGTCCGCAAAGGCTGCAGCCGCTCGAAGAACCGCGTGTTCGTGGTCCACCGGCTGGACCGGGACAGCTCCGGTTTGATGGTCTTCGCCAAAACCTATCTCCTCCAGCAGCGCCTGAAAAAAAACTGGGACAAAACGGAAAAGCTTTACCTGGCGGCCGTGCATGGTCACGTCAATCCGGCGTCGGGCATCATTGAAAGCAATCTAACCGAAGATAAAGACCAGTTTGTCTCCTCCACCGATGACCCATCAAAAGGACGACCGGCGCGAACCGGATACCGCGTCATCAAGCAGACCCGTTTAATGAGTATCGTCAAAATCAAACTGTATACCGGCCGCAAAAACCAGATCCGGGTTCATTTTGCCGAAAAAGGGTATCCGGTGATCGGCGACCGCAAATACGGGCGGCCGGACAAGCCATACGAACGGCTGGCCCTGCATGCCAAGTCCCTTGCCTTTAACCATCCCCAGACCGGTGAGCGCATGCGTTTCAATACGGAAATACCGGCGTTCTTCCCGCGGATCGCGGGCGGACTGGATGAATCGGACTGGGGTAAACCATACGAAATGGAATGA